From Pagrus major chromosome 6, Pma_NU_1.0, one genomic window encodes:
- the LOC140997904 gene encoding uncharacterized protein, whose amino-acid sequence MMKTLCVAVVVLSLTSVCQPASLACEKLLKPADTSPELSGTWYTIAVSSDSCFALALFDAMFLLSVEMGITSKDTPNIYDANVKVKINGLCAAESVSIFYENNTMFDVDKNNTPTGKPDVLLNSGCPDCIVVKGDDSFNIMVLLSRRKTLTAAELKEFETQTGCLGWTKTLVLNSDHDYTNCQSIADDDADFSGFTETLSQRLKVNYKEPLKCLVQDIMYNPWQWIQSLW is encoded by the exons ATGATGAAGACtttgtgtgttgctgttgttgtgttgagtCTCACCTCAGTGTGTCAGCCTGCCTCGCTGGCCTGTGAGAAGCTGTTGAAGCCAGCGGACACAAGTCCAGAA TTGTCTGGGACCTGGTATACCATAGCAGTAtcctctgacagctgttttgCTTTAGCATTATTTGATGCAATGTTTTTGTTAAGTGTTGAGATGGGCATTACCTCAAAGGACACACCGAACATCTATGATGCCAACGTTAAGGTTAAAAT AAATGGATTATGCGCAGCTGAATCAGTGTCCATCTTCTATGAGAACAACACTATGTTTGATGTCGACAAAAATA ATACCCCAACTGGTAAACCAGATGTGCTGCTGAACAGTGGTTGTCCTGACTGCATCGTGGTAAAGGGGGATGATAGCTTCAACATAATGGTGCTCTTAA GTAGGAGAAAGACTCTCACTGCAGCTGAGCTGAAGGAGTTTGAGACACAGACAGGGTGTCTGGGCTGGACCAAAACATTGGTCTTGAACTCAGATCATG ACTACACAAACTGCCAGTCCATTGCTGATGACGATGCTGACTTTTCAGGATTTACAGAAACACTCTCTCAAAGACTTAAAGTCAATTATAAAGAGCCCCTCAAGTGTCTTGTACAGGATATTATGTACAACCCCTGGCAGTGGATTCAGAGTTTATGGTGA